The Cervus elaphus chromosome 9, mCerEla1.1, whole genome shotgun sequence genomic interval tatatgcagagtatatcatgtgaaatgctgggctggatgaagcacaagctggaatcaagattgccgggagaaatatcaataatattcaatacgcagatgacaccacccttatggctgaaagtgaagaagaactaacgagcctcttgatgaagtgaaagaggagagtgaaaaagttggcttaaaactcaacatacaaaaaatgaagatcattcatgtcaatgtatgacaaaaaccactacaatattgtaaagtaattagcctccaactaataaaaataaatgaaaaaaaaaaatgaagatcatggcatctggttccatcacttcaagacaaatagatggggaaacaatggaaacagtgagagactttatattttagggccccaaaatcacttcagatggtgactgccaccatgaaattaaaacacttcctccttggaagaaaagcaatgaccaacctagacagcatattaagtagcagagacattactatgctgacaaaggtctgtctagacaaagctatggtttttctagtagtcatgtatggatgtgagagttggactataaagaaggctgagtgctgaagaactgatgcttttgaactgtggtgttggagaagatcatgagtccaagggactgcaaggagattcaaccagtcaatcctaaaggaaatcagtcttgaatattcattggaaggactgatgctgaagctcgaaTACGTTGGCAACTTGATGGGtggtactgactcattggaaaagaccctgatgctgggaaagattgaaggcaggaggaaaagggcatgacagaggatgagatggttggatggcattaccgactcaatggacatgggtttgagtaaattccaggagttggtgataagacaggaaagcctggtgtgctacagtccatggggtcgcaatgagtcagacacaacagagcaactgaagtGATCAACTGATTAATCCTTAAGTTGTTgtatttgttttcactttcatatgaatTTTTGGACTGAGTTAGTTTTGACTCTTGTCAAGTTGAACACTTGATGCCAAGATCCAGTCACAAGGATCAAGGCAGATTTATATGTCTATATTTGAAATTCACCTAGGTATACACCTACTTCTACCCATTAAGACAGAATGAGAAAATGTGATGCTTGTGGGAATTTAGGAAATAGAATTTGAGGAAGAACTGAGAATGAGATGGAGACCAGCCCCACAGAAGCAACCCTAATACTAGTGAGAGGTTTGCCTTCATGTAATATTTTTCACagtcttaaatttttttactGGAGAACATTATTCCCTAGCAAGgtctaaataaatgtttgctaatcAATTAGCATACAGATAAGAGCAAACATGctaggagtaaaaaaaaaaaaaacctctttcctGTTgaagtctttatatatatatatatatatatatatatatatatatggtagatctaatttaaataaaaatttatcctTCTAATCTTAGACATACCAATTTCTTCAGAACTGATTCTATAAATAAAGACTGAGGTTGGGTGCTGATAGAATAGCAAGAATGCTTACCAGTGCATGATGGATAATCAAAACTCAGCACTCTCAGCTTTGATACCAACCTAGGGACTAataaacagtggctgaattttaCTGATATAAAATCCGGCATGGGGGAGAATTCCAAATATGGCACAGAGGTTGGCAGCTTCTgacaagaggaaggaaaagggagaCAGACAACTAGATGTCAAACTGCAGGCAATACTAGAACATCCAGGCTTCACTGTGCCAGCATCAGGCGGTTTGCTATCTGCTGCAGATGTGGCTGTGTCATCACTGGGGGCATGAATTCCTGCCGAGGACTCATCATCCCTCATTATCCCACCATCTGTCGAGTCAGCCCTGGCAGTGTGACTGGTGCCTGAGTGAGGCTGTGGGGCACGAGGCAGAGCCCACCGGTATATTCTGGGACTCCATCCTGCCTCTGCAGTTGTTGCTGCTCTAAACAGAAGGCCTAGGAGGCTTCTGGCCTCAGCAGAAACTATCTGTACTACATGCCTGACAGTGATTAGGATGCTAATAAAAGTACAGATGGGGAAGGTAGGCAAATCAGCAGCACTAAGAAATGAGAACAGATGCATTTATTATCCTTCAGGATACTACTTTGCCCCATAATATTCATAATCACAGACTACTTCTGAAGAGATATGCcattaatatttaagaataaatggGAGTTTAAGTGGCCAATTCCCCAGATTACCTACAGTCCCCTCTTAGATATTCACACTAAGTTCCTGTGGGGTGCAGAACCACGGATGCAGAGACTCAGAAAGCATGAGGAGGTAGGGAGGGAACTGTAGATGGCCACATAATGGAAAGTATGGTGATGCCTTCATTCGCCCATGCACATCTCATCATTGTGGCCCAGATGAAGCTACAAATACTTTATTGGCTATTTGAGACTCCTCTTGATGTATTTTACTTGACTAAACATGTTTTTTACCTGattaaacacattttcttttgggTAAAAAGAGGATATGAAGGAAGATATACTAAGTCTCTTTCTAGGTCCAGGTCGACCTTAGGCTACTGGCTCCAGGACAAGGCAGTCCTAGGTGAGGGCTCAATAGGCCTGGCAGCACTACGGCCTCTCGCTGAGCAATATTAACACTATGtgtgcaatctagaaaaatggtgctgatgagCCTATCTGCAGGGAGGAATAGAGGctcagacgtagagaacagacttgtgcatacagtgggggaaggagaagatgggataaattgagagaatagcaccgacatgtgtatatatatatatatatgtatatatgtgtatatatatacatataccatgtgtaaaacaggcaGCTAGTAgtaagctgctatataacacagggagcccagctcaacattctgtgatgacctcgaggggtgggaggggggcttaAGGGGAAGGGGATACATGGGCACTAATAGCTGATTCATGgtgttgttcagcagaaactaatacaacattgtacagtaattacactccaattaaaaaataaagtaaaaaggcctCATCTTCTGAGTCCTCCTCCCGGAAGAAGGAATTGCCCAGGGATAATCTGAAAATGCAACCATGAATAGTCAGAGTGGCCCAGCCATGGGGCCGCTAACTAGAGATGGGCTTCAGCTTTCTCATATGAAAAACAAGGGGACGTTATTAACTTACCTTTCCAGGGAGCATTTAGTCTCTTGGTTTGGACTATCAGTTCACACACTTGGATATTTCATTCCAGTAGTTCCCGTCTATTAACTAGGCACAAAGGGCTCAACTCTTAGATTCAGAAATACATCAGCTGCATCACGCTAAGTCTGTCAGGGTAAAGTGACATAAACAGTCAAGCAATTATGCAGTGGCACTCATTGTGGACAGCTTCTGCTCTTAGCTGGCTGAATCCACATAGAAGGGCTGCTGCTGGCATTGGGAATTCTGAAAAATTTTTCCTGCTAGTTGAGGTCCAATAACTTGCAAGCAAGTAGATAGAAGAAATCCTGCTCCAACACAGTGCTGTTCAAAGAGAGCTGGCAAAGTGGGCAAAGACAGGGATCAAAGCCTAAAGAGGCTCTAACTGAGCAAAAGATCAGCAAATTTCTCTCTGTCAAGAACAAGCAAAGAGCAAATCAAGCTGAATAACAGATCAAATGTGGCCATGGAGTCGGCTGGATCTTTGCTCCCCCGTCATCCCTTACATTCTCCCCAACAGCTGAGAAGCCATGGGTTACAGTAGAAAGACGGGTGCTTTCGATTCAGACAGTAATGAGCATAAATTTCTTAATTCTAAAACAAGCCAACTGTGTGAATTCAGGATAAGTTACTTCATGACTCAtggcctcagtttccatatctgttgaatgaagaaAGAGAATCAATATTCTGAGAGCTATCGAGAGGATTACATATAAAAGGATAATATAAGTAAAATGTACAGTGTTATATTGAGTGAACAGAAGGTGATCAATAAGATGATGCTGAAGGTTAATGAAATGGCTGTTGAGCTGATATTTAAATAGAACATCCATAGCTGTCTAAATAAAGTAATGCCAATAACACACACATACTGTGCTTCAGGCTGCACTCACATTGTGTTACCCTTCAACCATGGGGTTTTAACTAATAGatactccatggacagaaaaacacTCTTAGTTTTGCTAGtatcatttcaataaattttcaGTCAAGAAATATTACAGTACCTGAAAAAAATCATAGGAAAGCTtaatgcaaaattataaaatagaatttaagtacatttatgttagtttcaggacaGCATGCATATGTGTAATTAAGTCCAAATGAGATCCCCACATTCCCTTGTTTCATCAGAAGAATTTCATCAGAGAAATGATGAAAAGTGGAGAATGCCACCTCATCCCTGGACAGGTGCCTCACGACTTTCTAACACTAGGAGGGATTTTAAATGAGGCCTTTGCATTTATTCCTCAGTAAAACTCTGCTATTTCAGTTGCCCTAATTAAAGAGGACATCctgatttcttttctccattaataacatcattaataattattatttagtaATAAATCTTCCCAGGTGACTATCTTTACTGAATATAAGTATACTTattacaaggaaaataaaatctgcaaaaGAGCTAAGAACACAATGCAGGAAAAGAGCTATTAGAAGAGGTTTGTGAAGGACAGAGACAACACAAGAGCAGAGGTCAACTCTGAAATGTCGGCCTTGTCAAGAGTTTTAACATCTAAAAGTGCCATTAATTCCTCTCTAATGAATCTTACATTATTAAGATTATATGTTTTAGTCAAGGAAAGTGCCATATTTGTCACAATATTAAGCAATGTTATTTTTTTGAAACCCCTAAAAGGTCTTTGATAAAAGAGATGGTTACCACAGAAGAAAGTCATTACTAAGGCGAATGCTATATGACCTCAACACAATCAGTTCCAAATAATGGTAATAACTTACAACTGCTTTCAAATCAATTTTGATGCAAATTTTAGTGTTCtagtttgaaaaaagaaaaagtataaaacaGCATGTATAATATGCTACATTTTGTGTATcaagggagaagaaaataaatatatggcTTTTCTGCTTATGAAACTGTAGaaaaacatgcacacaaacatacatacacctAAAATGGTGGTTATGTGCAGTTAAGGACATATTTGGGTGAATAGAGAGTGAGACTGACTGGTAGacatttgaaatttttgtttgATTCTGGAATGATGCAAATATATTACTTATTTacaagatgaaattttaaaaaatatgctttcaCAAGAGCTTCTTATACagagtttcattttttcttacatttattgaataagattatatttttctacaaacTGGGCACTACTGATTCAGCTTTGAGAAAGAATGGtatagaaatgaaacattttcctatgtgttttataaatagcaatataattgtaaaattaattttatatttataatttctgcAGCTATTTTCATATCTTTGTGCCATCTGCCAACCTGTATTAAAATCTGTTTTTGACCTGTTCTTGGTTCAGTTTGATCACAAAGTTAATGAGATCGAAGAGGAATACTTCCTCCAGATTGTAAATTATTGACTAAAAAATTGCTCATTTTAATCGTTTATGAAAGCTAGAACTTAAAGCATATTGATATAAATATCATGCCCATAATCCCTTATTAATATTTCCAGCCTTTGTAGCAAGTATGCTTTGGTGACTATGACCATTAAGAAATACATCAAATTTGACCAAaaggaaacaacacaaatttttcagtgtttttgaaaaagaatactgTCATAcctgttttattataaataaccAGGTTCTGTCATATTTTATCTTCTTGCCAGCAAATGAAGGACATTGTTTCATAAAGCTTCTAAAATGTACatgaatatttaattaaatcaTATTTCCTTGAGAAAATAAAGTTCATTCGCATTTATAGCAGACAGTTGTGAGGAGTAAGATAATTGTCATAAGACCAGGGTAGCCAGTACCGGTTGCTTGTGGAACAAAactcctcaaatttttaaaactttttttaaaaaataaacttacaatCATAAGtgttcatttactttaaaaatcctaaagatgaagaaaattattGTCTATATATTTAAGTCCTTGTATAAATTACAAAACTCAAGTTTATGTTACAGAGTCCCTTCCCCATAGGAAGCATAAAGCACTTTTGTGGTACCTTTCACCAGTAAATATTTGTATCACATTGAAtttgacaaatgaaagaaaagtcgATATTGCATCTTAAAGCCCCAAGAGAACATTCTTCTAAGCTGTCTCTCATGTTGAATGAGCTTCAAAAGTCATTTGATTGCCACAATTTAACTCAATCTcaaataaagatatataaaagTAATATGCCTATTGACTTCAGTAGAAATCTGAAATATCAGTGAACTGCAGACTCTTCTTGTTTGAGGTCAACAAACACTCTTTGGAAGACAACCAAGAGTAGTTTAAGACCTggacaacaaaataaaattataacaataataattataataataaaaataacaataataaaattaaacaacaacaaccaacaaTGAGGTAAACTCCCCTTTAAAAAAGGCAATATGTGTTGCCTGGATTGTCAGGAGAGAGTTCGATTGTACCTGACACCCAAATGTTTTTCCAACCATAGTTCAGCCAGTTGCATGGTTGAGGCAAAAGTACTTGCCTTGGATCCTAAGCACATCTTATACTGCTTAGGGTCCAAGTTAGGGTCACAATGAACTGGATGGAAAATATGCACCACTCCTACTTCTTGACTTCTGAAGGGCCTTAAGCCAGATAGAATGACTTTATTGTAGAGATCTACATCTTCCAGTCCCCAGCCTTGTATTGAGGTATCAAATCCACCTGCACCCAGAAGATCACTTTTATAAATACAGGTAATTCCATATCCATAATCTCTCCAAAATCCAGTCTTCTTTGAGAAGACGAAGTCGTCATCAGTTGGAGGGTTCCCCCCATTGGTTACCTTTGGGTCATACTGGCTAAAGATGATGGGGTAGTATACCTGTTGTCCCTGAATTGTATTGTCTCTACATCGTTGGAGAAAGTCTCCTCTGAAGATCAAGTCAACATCACAAAATAGCAGCAAAGTATCATTGTCAAACTGAGAAGATCCCATTTCAAGACCAAGACCTCTGGAAAACTCCCCATTCACGGGGATCAGGGTGATTTCTGCTTTGGGGTACTTGTTCTGATATTCTTGTATAAGCTCAATATGCTTGTTGGAATCTTGGCCAGAATCCTTACTGAAAAGGATGATGACCAGTTTTACATTCTGCTTTGGGATAAGacaaatgttttcaaagttctccATGAATCTCAAGAAAGTGTCATACCTTCCAATGAGAGGAACaagaatgtgtattttcttttcactgtGCCCTCCCACTTCTTTGGCACCTTGAAAAGAAGAGAGTATCTTTAAAGAATTAGATATAAAGGAGAATGATTGAGTGTCACTGTTAATAGTCTCTACAAGACTGTTGACATCtagctcttcagtttctctgaaGAAAGGCTTGCTGAACAACTGCTGAAGATAGGCATGGCGTCTTACCGGCACAGTCAGTTTCCTCCCCTTGTGTCTTTTGTACAAGAGAAGTAAATCCAAAATGTACTCCACCCCATGCATGGGGTCAACCCTGCGGTAGCCATACTGAATTTCTTTGAAGTCAATGAGCCGTCCTCTAGTCTTGGCATTCTCATTGATCATCTCCATCACCTGTAGGACGGTATCATCCAGCGCTGTTCTCAGGATGCTGTTGATGCTCTGGCGAGGAGGCTGGTTCTCAGATGCTGAGTAAAGGAGCTTCCCTGTCAGGAACTCCCATTCTatcacttcctctctctcccgAGGCTGGAAGTGGTTGAAAGAAGGCATTACTCCCAGCTGCTGGTCCTCTTTGCTCACTTCGCTATTACTAAGCTTGCTCATCAGCGCACTCTCCCGGTGGAGCTGGATGGTGCGGTAGCGCAGTTCAGAAATTTTGCGGCTGAGCATGTAATTATGAAGCCTGTACTGGTAGGCGGGCCTTTTGTTTGGATGAAGTGTTATGGCTGCATGGATTTTGCTGTTGTGAAGGTCTTGGATATAACCCTTGCGATTGTGTTCATAATTTTCATGGAACAGTTGCTGCATCTGAAAAGTAGAAGGAAATCAAGATGTTAAGAAAGAAACTAAGcaataaaacatttaaactaaaatatttagtaaGAATTACTATTTCATaacaaaaatgacataaaatgtgaaaaatgggaaaaaatcttGAATGGGCACTTCACAAAAGAGAATGTGTAAATGCCTGACAAATACACAAAACATTTCTTTAGCTTATTCGTCACCAGTATAATGCAATTTAAAGTCACAATGTGATATTTAACCTACAAAAATGGCTAAGGAGACATAATGCACTGTCAAAGTGTTAATAGCAGACTTGGAACTCTCATACACGGCTGGTGAGAATGTAACTTGGTTCAACTACTGTGGGAAACTGTATTGACTAAACTGATCATATGCATTCCCTGTTACTCAGTAATTCTTCTCTAGAAATATGCCCAATACAAATACATGCATACATTTacctaaatacatatatatttttcaaagcagtattattaataatacacccaaactgaaagcaacctaaatgtacatcAAGAAATGACAAATAAATCTAATAGAAAACAatacatcaattaaaataaatgaaatacaactACTCAACAAAACAGACAAAGTCACAAACAAGTAAAAGAAGCCATgtataaatgaatacattttatatgattctgttcataagaaattaagaaacagGTACAGCTAACTGATGCAGTTAGCTATAAGAATACTGATCAAAAATCCAGAAAGGGGGCAGGAAGCTCTGCGGTGCTAACAGTATTGTATTTGCTGATCGAAGTCATGGTGACACATATGCATTTAATTTGTGAACATTCACTCAACTATTACTTAAGATGTATTTGCTATCCCCCAATTAATAaatgactttcttttaaaaatatgcatatacatgcatgtaaAACCAGGTAGGTTTTTTGATATGTGTGTACATAAATGTGTGTGGATatgtgagaagagagagagagaatatgaacATCAGAATTTTCCTAGCGAAGGTGACCTAAAAAATGTAAGACCAATAccatggcagattctttatctccaGTATTTCACCTGGTTCTTATACTACACTTGTAGATTTTCAAATCAACATCATCTGACCTTAAAGAATGTAACAGCAGATATTTTGAGATGGATTTCGGACTTGATTCAAGAGAGTTTAGTTACAtccaatattttttcctaaaaacatatgccaatttttatttgaaactttGATGTTAAATCAAATTAAATCCATATGAATGGGCTATTAtatctctatttttgttttattatcctTCACCTGAAATTGCCTCAGCATATTACTTTAGGTAGTTTTCCATGGGTTTTTTTTGGTATGCAACAAGATAAAAAATTCTAATGGCATATAGAATACTAATTTTACCACCTCTACAAAGTATTGGCTCTCTGAAACTATTCTTTCTTAAGGCCTGCTTTACATTACTAACAAAACAGGAACATGCTAAATTAAATAGGAGACATTGCTCAGAGGTGAACTGTTAAACTGCAGACTTATCTAGCTCCTTTAGTGATACTGAAGTGATTAATACTGCACAACCTGATAAAGGTGACATTTGTTATAGAACAAAAATTATCAGCATAAAATGATTAAGTAACTTGTATCACTCATATCATTACAACACAGGTTCCCTATGTAGTGTTTATTTTACTAGTGTATTCCTTTGCAGAAATATTACAAACAAAGTCAGTGAGGGGGGCAATCTTTAAAAAGAGCACACTCATACATACTCTAGGTAGTGTGGTAACGATAAGTTCATCTTGAATTCATGTTATATTTTCCATTACAAAACATAGAGTATATCCaaattttctgtatatatgtaGGGAGGATCAAGCTCTGCAGCATAGACAGGAGAATGTTTAAGAGCCTGGCTGTGAAATTAGCCAGATCTAGACTTGAGTACTGGCTCCACCATTTCTAAGCCATTTCCTAGCCAATCTATCTAAATCTCAGTCTCCTAATCTATAATAGAGAAAATGCCAACCACCTCAATGTATATTAAAATGTTgctcaataagaaaaaatatatatatacactacttaGTACTGTGTCTGGTATCAATCTAGACAATCAAAACGAGGATTTGCCAGCCTCCTCCTGAGATTCCTCTTTTTGACTAGGAGTTTTCAGAGAATGAGAGCAGCACTCTGTAGGCTTGCTTCATCTTTGTTCATTTCTGGAAATGCTTGGGAACGGTTATAATTTAGCCATATACACTCAGTGCTTCAGTGTATCAAGCATGCCACTGAGGAACCTTCTGCtaacaaaaatcctcaacactAACATATTGTGGGGCTTTTTGGGAAACCAAGTTTCAAGAAGGTTAAGTGATTTAAACAAGGGTCTCCTGAGAATAATGAGATTAGGACCAAAACTAGAATAAGCAGTCACTTTTGCTTCTTAGCACACAAAATTTTGAGTATAACaaaattgttttaagaaaaagtataaaatacacatttaaaattatattagctTGTTTGAAATAATTCAGGATTTCCTTTCCCTTAtagaattttcagtttatttcatgGTACCTCCACAACCTcataatgaaagtaaaaatcaTTTCACACTAACAAAATCACAGAAGGAGCTGACATCAATGGGTCCTGACTGATTTCAGTGTTTCTGCAAATTTCTGTGTTTCGAAGTTTCTGCAAGAGAAAAAGACTAGATGAAAAATAGCCTCACCCCACCAAGAAAAGAATTATTGAAACTGAGGAAAATATTAAGGGACAGTTCTGAAAATCATAAGAAGCATTTTCCTCTGTCTTGGAAAACAACAAAGTAGAAATATAAGATCTCGGGGATGTGATAGCAGAGATGAAATGTCAGTTCACAGAACtaagaaataaagataaactatctttattatatatatttatattatatcttTGTATGTTATACAAAATAAACTCAGATGTGAAAAttaaatcataagaaaaataaagaataaacattgTGGAAGGCtcagtaaaggggaaaaaagatagaaattaagaaagctaaaaaatgaaacataaataaaGTTATGATGGTTTAGAGAGAAATAATTCAGGACTTAGAAAAATACTTTGTTTAGAGTAATTGCTATTAATAAGAGTTATAATAAGAgtaagctattattattactatagttataattttttttactacTATTATCATTAGTGTAAgtattgaataaatgagtaaaggaGAATGGCCTCGTTTTCCTTAGAAAAGAACTCAAATATGCTCAGTACAGCCATCATTTAACTTCAGATCATCATCTAAAAACTAGAAGACACTGAATTGTCTTTAAGAGGTCTTGGTTGAAATGAAGTGGTAATAAAAGGCCATGCCATTATCAGAAAGCTTTGTGTtctttattaagaaaataatttaattatttttttctctatgaaagagaaaatgtctttaatttatttatataaagaacCTATTTCAATTTATTATAAGTTCTTTTGTCCCCATCAGACTACTTCATTTTTCATAAAAAGGATTCTCTAATTTAGAAAATTCACTTTAAATCTCTTCCTGCATATCAGACTAAGGAGGTTTTGGGAAAAGAAGGTATTCTTGTTTGAGAAAGTACAGACTCAAAGTGGAATAATTTAtgaaggtgaacaaggaaacaatAAATCATTAAAGCTGTGTAAAATATAATGGTGACTAGGTACCTAAGGGCTGGGAAATTTGccttgcaaatattttaattcattttactcATGATTTAGTTATGCAGTTGTGTATAACTAAAGGGAGAGTCTTAGTGCCCTTGATGCAAATACCTAgtgatctttcttttattttttaagactcgTAGATATAAAGGTTCTGAGCAAAACAGTGAATTTTTGAATTAACACTATTACTATTCCTCAATTATTATCTTCACATATTAACAGTAAAGTTCTTAAACTATGTCCTGCCTTTCTGGTAATAATGACACAATGAAAACAGTACCTAATTCTAAATATTAAGGAGAAGAAATAagtttgggaaaaataaatatctatatatcATTCTATAAttataaatagaatgaaaaaatgttaaaggtaTACAGTTTGAATAAGTTTTGGAATTTGACAGCAAAGAACTAATTTAAATATGATAAGATATACCCTTCTTCATGCTTGTCACATAACATTGACAGCATTACATATTTTGCCACTaaagatttataaaaataatagaacctTGGCAATAGCCACATCTAATCTACAAATTCTAGTTAAAAAATTCAGTGTACACAAGTAATAAAATTGCATGAAACTGCCTGCGTAAACATAAGTAAAACTTGGGAAATCTAAATAAGATTAGTGGAATATATTAATGCCAATATCCTGGCTGGGATATGTCACTATGGTTTTGCAAGATTTCGCCATTGGGAGAAACTGCTTTAAgaaatccatgggatttctttgcattattttttagctGCTATATGTGAATCAATAATTATCTGAAAACAaaagatttaataaatatatgtgtaaaaattaaaaatcatatcattaaaaaaaatcatcccaAAGTCTACTTAGAAGAAGGTGTTAAAACTTGTAGTTCAAAGGTTGTGGGTCCAAAACTGTGACTTTGCCTTTCTTTACTTGGCAAACCCAGTGTTTTGAATACACTTGAAAAATGTTAAGTGAGCAGTGCATTTTCCAGTAATTTTCAGTCCCATAAAGTTGCTTTATGTTTGCATTATGAATTTAAAGTTGCCTGAGGGCATCTGTGTTCTTGACTatccttttaaaataacaaaaaaatcacaaaatgtctTCTCCTTTTGAAATCTGTCACAAgccacaacatagatgaaccaCAGAGTTGAAGACATTACACTAAGTTAAATCAGCTagttacaaaaagacaaatactatgatTCTA includes:
- the CHSY3 gene encoding chondroitin sulfate synthase 3, which encodes MAVRSRRPWMSVALGLVLGFTAASWLIAPRVAELSERKRRGSSLCSYYGRSAAGPGAQQPLPEPHARQWPGQSPPPARQELRGPQLPEAAPGVTSFRSSPWQQPPPLQQRRRGREPEGATGLPGAPVAEGEPEEEDGGAAGHRRGGRPGSSHNGSGDGGAAASSSRPRDFLYVGVMTAQKYLGSRALAAQRTWARFIPGRVEFFSSQQPPNAGVGQPPPPLPVIALPGVDDSYPPQKKSFMMIKYMHDHYLDKYEWFMRADDDVYIKGDKLEEFLRSLDSSKPLYLGQTGLGNIEELGKLGLEPGENFCMGGPGMIFSREVLRRMVPHIGECLREMYTTHEDVEVGRCVRRFGGTQCVWSYEMQQLFHENYEHNRKGYIQDLHNSKIHAAITLHPNKRPAYQYRLHNYMLSRKISELRYRTIQLHRESALMSKLSNSEVSKEDQQLGVMPSFNHFQPREREEVIEWEFLTGKLLYSASENQPPRQSINSILRTALDDTVLQVMEMINENAKTRGRLIDFKEIQYGYRRVDPMHGVEYILDLLLLYKRHKGRKLTVPVRRHAYLQQLFSKPFFRETEELDVNSLVETINSDTQSFSFISNSLKILSSFQGAKEVGGHSEKKIHILVPLIGRYDTFLRFMENFENICLIPKQNVKLVIILFSKDSGQDSNKHIELIQEYQNKYPKAEITLIPVNGEFSRGLGLEMGSSQFDNDTLLLFCDVDLIFRGDFLQRCRDNTIQGQQVYYPIIFSQYDPKVTNGGNPPTDDDFVFSKKTGFWRDYGYGITCIYKSDLLGAGGFDTSIQGWGLEDVDLYNKVILSGLRPFRSQEVGVVHIFHPVHCDPNLDPKQYKMCLGSKASTFASTMQLAELWLEKHLGVRYNRTLS